ATCTCCCGGGCTGCGCGGTTGGCCAGCGGCCGGTCCTCCGCCCCGGCCAGCCGGTCGTAGGCCCGGCCGGCCTCCTCGATCTGGTGGCTCGCGATGTCGTTCGGGTCGTAGGTCGGGCTGGTCACCAGGGCCAGCACGGCGCCGGTCTGCGGGTCCAGGGCGACGACCGCGCCCTTCTGGTCACCGAGCGCCCGGGCCGCCGCCTCCTGCATGGCGGGCACGATCGTCGTCTGGACGCTCGCCCCCTGCGGGGCGCGGTTGGTGGTCAGGTCGATCAGGCGCCGGACGAACAGGGCGTCCGCGGTGCCGGCGAGCTGGCTGTTGTACGTGCTCTCCACGCCCGAGCTGCCGTGGTCGTAGGAGTAGAAGCCGGTGACCGGGGCGTAGAGCGACCCGGCCGGGTAGCTGCGCTGGTAGCGGAAGCGGTCCTTCGACGGCTCGGTGGTGGCGATCTCGGTCTTGCCGGCCGCCAGGATCGCGCCCCGGTCCTGCGCGAACTCGGCGTCCCGGACGCGGCGGTTCTGCGGCTCGGCGGCCAGCGACCCCGTGCGGAACAGCGTCATGTAGGTGCCGTTGGCCAGCAGCAGCGCGAACATCAGCATCGTCACGAACGCCACCCGGCGGATGGGCCGGTTCACGCTGGTCCACCGCCGCTCACGGCGGGCGCCCGGACGAGCTGGGTGGTCTCCGCGTCGGGGTCGAGCGGTGTCACCGTGACCACCGGCTTCCGCGCCTGGTGCGAGACGACGAGCAGCAGCGCGACGACGATCCAGTTGGAGATCATCGACGATCCGCCCTGGGACATGAACGGCGTGGTCAGGCCGGTCAGCGGCAGCAGCCGGGTGACGCCGCCGATGATCGTGAACACCTGCAGCGCGAAGGCGAAGGACAGCCCCGCAGCCAGCAGCTTGCCGAACGGCTCACGGCACTGCAGCGCGGTCCGGAGCCCGCGGGCCACCACCAGCCCGTAGACGAGGATGATCGCCATCAGCCCGGTCATCCCCAGCTCCTCGCCGAGGGCGGCGGCGATGAAGTCGCTCCGGGCCAGCGGGGTCAGCCCGGGCCGGCCCTCGCCCAGCCCGGTGCCCAGCAGACCGCCCCAGGCCATGCCGAACTGGGCGTTGATCACCTGGTAGTAGGCGTCGTAGTCCGAGAAGGGGTCCAGCCAGGCCCCGACCCGGACCCGGACGTGACCGAAGAGCTGGTAGCCGAGGTAGGCGCCGAGCGCGAAGAGCAGGGTGCCGAGCACGGGCCAGCCGGCCCGCTCCGTCGCGACGTAGAGCATCATGACGAACAACCCGAAGAACAGCAGCGAGGTTCCCAGGTCGCGCTGCCGGACCAGCACGGCGAGGCTGACGAGCCACATCACGAGGATCGGGCCGAGGTCGCGTGCCCGGGGCAGGTCGAGGCCCAGCACCCGCCAGCCGGCGAGCGCCAGCACGTCGCGCTTCTCCACCAGGTAGGAGGCGAAGGCGATGGACAACAGCACCTTCGCCGCCTCGGCGGGCTGGAAGCTGTAGGGGCCGACGGCGATCCAGATCCGCGCGCCGAACTTCTCCACCCCCAGCCCGGGCACCAGGGGCAGCAGCAGGAGGACCACGCCGGCCAGCCCGATCGTGTAGGTGAAGCCCTGGAGCGGACGGTGGTCGCGGAGCAGCATGACCACCGCGACGAAGAGGGCGACGCCCAGCACGGTCCAGATGAGCTGCTGGCGGGCCCCGTTGAGCGGGGGCGCGTTGATCAGGTCGATCCGGTGGATCATCGTCAGCCCGAGCCCGTTGAGCAGCACCACGCAGGGCAGCAGCACCGGGTCGGCGTAGGGGAGCCGCCAGCGGACGGCGAGGTGGGCGGCGAGCGCGAGCCCGCCGCAGACCGCGGCGACCACCGGGAACCGCGGGGAGACCGTGCCCAGGACGTTCAGGTCGACGACCGCGAAGGCGGCCAGCCCGATGCCGAGGGCGAAGACCAGCAGGGCGAGCTCGGTGCCGCGGCGCTTGCGGGGCACGACCGTCATCGGCGTGGCGGCGCTCACCTCAGCAGCCCGGCCCGGTCGTCGCGGACGCGTCGGGGCTGGCGGGCACCTCCGACGCCGCGGGCGTGGGGTGGCGCGGGGGGTGGCCGTCCCGCTCGGTCGCGGCGCCGGGGACGGGGACGGGGTGGGCCGGGCCAGCTCGCAGCGCCGAGCCGCCTCGGTCAGCTCGGCGACGGTCTGCCGGGCCGACTCGAGGCTGCCGACCTCGATGCCGGCCTCGACCTGGGTCGCGTAGAAGGCGGGCAGCTGGGCGATCAGCAGCGGCTGCACCTCGTAGACCCGTGAGAGCGGGATGACGACGTCGTCCGGCAGCCCCTGGAAGATCGCGCGTCACGGCTCCAGCTTGAGGATCGTCTTGCCGATCCGCAGGGTGTCCGACATCGAGATGGCGGTGGGGGCGGTGATCCGGGCACCGTTGACGTAGGTGCCGTTGGTGGAGCCGAGGTCCTCGATGTAGAGCCCGCTCTCGCCGGCCACCACGCGGGCGTGCCGGGTCGAGACGTAGTCGTCGTCGAGGATCAGCTGGCAGTCGGCCCCCCGGCCGATCATCACGAGCCCCGGCACGAGCTCGGCGGCCTCACCGGTCTGCTGGCCCTGGACGATGCTGAGCACCCGCGGCTCACCGCGCGGCCGCCGGGTGCGGCGCGCCGGCGGCAGGGGCGACTCCAGCTCGCGGGCCTCGGGCTGGTCCGGGGCCGGCACCGCCTTGCCGAAGAGGTCGGTGCGGATCACCGAGACCGCGGAGAAGATGAACAGCCACAGCAGGGCCAGGAACAGCACCTTGAGGACGGTGAGCGCGATCTCGGACACAGGTCATCGACCGGCCGGCGCGTGGACGAGCATCCGGGTCGAGCCGATCTCGATCCGGGAGCCCTCCTGCAGCGCGGCCTCGCGCACCCTGTGCCCGTTGACGACGATCCCGTTCGTGGAGCCCAGGTCGACGATGTGCAGCCGCTGCGACGCCCCCACACCCTCCACCTGGATCTCGGCGTGGCGCCGCGAGATGCCGGGGTCGTTGATCCGCAGGTCCGCCTCGGTGCCGCGGCCGATGACCAGGCCGGGCGGGTCAGGGCGTGCCGGGTGCCGTTGACCTCGAGGACGAGCTGCTGGCGCAGGTCCGGGGCGGCGGGCCGCGGGGGCTCGGGCCGCCGGGTGGGCGGGCGGGCCGGTCGGTGCCCCCCGCTCCTCGACGCCGGCGACGGCCTCGGACTCGACGGTGAAGCGCCCGGTCGGCAGGGCCGGGACGAGCGCGAGGTGGATGCGGATCGGCCCGTTGAACTGGTAGCCCATCTCCGACGCGTGGTGGCGCAGCTCGGCGGCCAGCTCCGTGGTGAGGGTGCTGCTGTAGGGCGCCAGCTTGTCGTGGTCGTGCGGGGACAGGCCGACGGTGAAGTCGTTGGGCACCAGGCGCTTGTCCCGGGACATGAGCTTGGCCTCGGCGTCCAGCTCCCGCTGCAGCCGCGCCGCGATCTCGACGGGCTGCACGTCGCCCTTGAAGGCGCGGGCGAACACGCCGTTCACGGCGCCCTCGACCTTCTTCTCGAAGCGTCCGAAGA
The window above is part of the Friedmanniella luteola genome. Proteins encoded here:
- a CDS encoding FtsW/RodA/SpoVE family cell cycle protein; this encodes MTVVPRKRRGTELALLVFALGIGLAAFAVVDLNVLGTVSPRFPVVAAVCGGLALAAHLAVRWRLPYADPVLLPCVVLLNGLGLTMIHRIDLINAPPLNGARQQLIWTVLGVALFVAVVMLLRDHRPLQGFTYTIGLAGVVLLLLPLVPGLGVEKFGARIWIAVGPYSFQPAEAAKVLLSIAFASYLVEKRDVLALAGWRVLGLDLPRARDLGPILVMWLVSLAVLVRQRDLGTSLLFFGLFVMMLYVATERAGWPVLGTLLFALGAYLGYQLFGHVRVRVGAWLDPFSDYDAYYQVINAQFGMAWGGLLGTGLGEGRPGLTPLARSDFIAAALGEELGMTGLMAIILVYGLVVARGLRTALQCREPFGKLLAAGLSFAFALQVFTIIGGVTRLLPLTGLTTPFMSQGGSSMISNWIVVALLLVVSHQARKPVVTVTPLDPDAETTQLVRAPAVSGGGPA
- a CDS encoding FHA domain-containing protein FhaB/FipA, whose translation is MSEIALTVLKVLFLALLWLFIFSAVSVIRTDLFGKAVPAPDQPEARELESPLPPARRTRRPRGEPRVLSIVQGQQTGEAAELVPGLVMIGRGADCQLILDDDYVSTRHARVVAGESGLYIEDLGSTNGTYVNGARITAPTAISMSDTLRIGKTILKLEP
- a CDS encoding FhaA domain-containing protein; translation: MGIFGRFEKKVEGAVNGVFARAFKGDVQPVEIAARLQRELDAEAKLMSRDKRLVPNDFTVGLSPHDHDKLAPYSSTLTTELAAELRHHASEMGYQFNGPIRIHLALVPALPTGRFTVESEAVAGVEERGAPTGPPAHPAARAPAARRPGPAPAARPRGQRHPARPDPPGLVIGRGTEADLRINDPGISRRHAEIQVEGVGASQRLHIVDLGSTNGIVVNGHRVREAALQEGSRIEIGSTRMLVHAPAGR